A genomic window from Nitrospiria bacterium includes:
- a CDS encoding GTP-binding protein has translation MSKAKFERTKPHINIGTIGHVDHGKTTLTSAITKVLAEKKMAEY, from the coding sequence ATGTCGAAGGCGAAATTTGAGCGGACGAAGCCGCACATCAATATTGGGACGATCGGGCATGTGGATCACGGGAAGACGACGCTGACATCGGCGATCACGAAGGTATTGGCGGAGAAGAAGATGGCGGAGTAT